The DNA segment AATTAACTTTATTCTTAACATTATTGTAAACCTAGTTTTGACATTGCTTGATAGAAAAACTATCAATTCCTTGCTTAAAAAAGTCTACTTAATAAAGTTAAAATTGTACAGGTGTTTAAAAAGGTTAATGCGTTAAGATAATATTTTATCAATATTGGTAATGACCATATCAACAGTAATGCGATCCATTAATTCGCCTTTAGCGCGAGTGTTCCAGGGAAGTTGCTCTGAAGGTTTGCCATGCTGCTCTAAAACACACTCTTCATAAACGCTTGCAACATAATGTTGGCAAGTATAAGGACCGGTGCGTTTAGGGTTTGAATGGGCGTATAAACCGATCACAGGTGTTTCCACAGTTGTCGCCATATGTGTTGGGCCAGTGTCGGGAGCAATAACAAGCTTTGCAGACTCTAAAACCGCCATTAATTGTTTTAAATTAGTTTTGCCAACTAAGTTTATTAGCTCAACATTGGCATGCTTGGCGATATCATTGGCAAGATTAACTTCAAGTTCACCAGGCCCTCCGCAAAGTACAACGTGATAGCCTTTTTTACTTAAATAATCCGCTGCTTGAGCATATTTTTGCGCAGGCCAATTTCGCTCTGCTTTACTGGCTGCTGCAGAAATTACAGTATAAAACTTATCTTGTGGGATGAGCTCTTTGGCGTATGTACGTTCATTTTCACCAAAAGGCATGAGCCAGTGCGGCTCTTCGGTTTTAACTCCAATCGCATTAGCAAATGCCATAAAACCTTCCAGTACGTGTGGCTGGTTTTGCGGGGCTACTTTTCTATTGGAAAACAACCATTGGCCTTCTCTTGCTCTGGCACGGTCAAAGCCAATCCTTATTTTTGCCGAAATACATAAACTGGCAATACTTGCTCGTAGCGCTGCTTGCATATGGAACAGCACATCAAATTTTCGACCATTCATTGCTGATTTTAGTTCTTTAAAGGCGGTAAACCCTTTTGATTTATCGAAAATAACAAAATTAATACCTGGTAAATCTTTTAGCAGCATGTGCTCGACTTTACCTAACACCCAAGTGATCTCAATATCTGGATATTGTTTTTGAATTTGTTGTACCATAGCAACTGCATGGCAAACATCACCAATGGCGGAAAGCCTTAAAATACATAGAGATTTTGGGGTAGGTATTTGACCTAGCATAAACGATTTACCAAAATAGCAATTAAGCAAAATATAATTAATTAAGGCCTATTATCTTGAACCTGTCGAGATTTGTAAAACAATCATCTGTTAATTTTTTTAAAGAAGGTGATTATACCTGTATTTATGAGGGTGAATTGTTACCGGATTTTTGTTTAG comes from the Thalassotalea nanhaiensis genome and includes:
- a CDS encoding glycosyltransferase family 9 protein; this encodes MLGQIPTPKSLCILRLSAIGDVCHAVAMVQQIQKQYPDIEITWVLGKVEHMLLKDLPGINFVIFDKSKGFTAFKELKSAMNGRKFDVLFHMQAALRASIASLCISAKIRIGFDRARAREGQWLFSNRKVAPQNQPHVLEGFMAFANAIGVKTEEPHWLMPFGENERTYAKELIPQDKFYTVISAAASKAERNWPAQKYAQAADYLSKKGYHVVLCGGPGELEVNLANDIAKHANVELINLVGKTNLKQLMAVLESAKLVIAPDTGPTHMATTVETPVIGLYAHSNPKRTGPYTCQHYVASVYEECVLEQHGKPSEQLPWNTRAKGELMDRITVDMVITNIDKILS